The Sinomonas sp. P10A9 genome contains the following window.
TATTCGTGCACATGCGAGGAAGCCGCGAGCTGCTCGCTGAGCGCATGGCCGCCCGGCCGGAGCACTTCATGCCGCTCTCGCTCCTGGACTCGCAGCTCGGGACCCTCGAGGAGCTCGAACCGGACGAGCACGGTGTCGCCTTCGACGTCGCCGAGCCGCCCGCCCAGATTGTCCGCGAGGCAGCGGAGTGGCTCCGCGCCTGACGCACTCGGGCGGCGTGCCCTCTATCCCCACGCCAGAGCGCCACCACGACCGCACCTGCGGAGTGGTGGCGTTTTGGCGTCTCCTGGTTGTTCCACGCGGGCGCGACTCGACTGGGTCGCGGGCTTGCGGGGCTGCACGGATGCGATGATGGCAACGTGTGGCAATCGATTGCCGAGATGTTGCCGCCGGTCCTACCCTTGAATGAACAGCCCCGAAGACAGGCCCCGCCCAGGCGGCGCTCCAATGCCCCGGCGGACCGCAACGATGCGAAGGACGGCACATGCTCAAGCCCCAGAATGGACCCACCCGCGAACTGGTGAGCCTGGACGGCTTGTTCGCCTTCAAGGTGGATTCGGACAACGCGGGTCTCCGCGAGGGCTGGCAGAACGCACGGCTCGACACGGCACTCGAGATGGCCGTGCCCGCGAGCTACAACGATGTGTTCGCCGACAAGGCGATCCGCGACCACGTCGGCTGGGTCTGGTACGAGCGTGAGGTCCGCGTGCCCCGAGGCTGGGTCGGAGAGCGCGTCTGGCTGCGCTTCGAGTCCGCGACGCATGGCGCGAAAGCCTTCGTGGACGGCGTCCTCGTCGCCGAGCATCAGGGCGGCTACACCCCGTTCGAGGCGGACATCACCGAGCATGTGAGCCCGGGCGGCGCGTTCCGCCTCACCGTCGCGGTGAACAACGAGCTCACGCAGGCCACCATCCCACCGGGCAACATCACCGAGACTGACGACGGCCGCCGGCAGCAGCAGTACATGCACGACTTCTACAATTACGCGGGCATCCACCGCAGCATCTCGCTTTACAGCACGCCGGCGGTCTACGTCGAAGACGTCGTCGTGACGACCGGCTTCGAAGGCGACCCCGGCGCAGCCGGGACCGGCACCATCGCGACAGGCACCGTCGACTACGCGGTTGTCGTCGCCGGTGAGACCGCAGGGCTCCTGCCGGTCCGCGTGCGGGTCCTCAACGCCTCGGGTGCCGAGGTGGCCGCCGCGGACGGGATCTCCGGCACGGTGGCGATCCCCGACGTCGAGCTCTGGCAGCCCGGCAAGGGCTACCTGTACAGCCTCGTGGTCGAGGTCGTCGACCTGGACGGTCAGGTCGTGGACTCCTACGCCCAGACGTTCGGCGTCCGGACCGTCGAGGTGCGCGGCACGGAGTTCCTCATCAACGGCGAGCCGTTCTACTTCACGGGCTTCGGGATGCACGAGGACCACGTCACGATCGGCAAGGGCCACAGCCACGCGCAGATGGTGAACGATTTCTCCCTCCTGGAGTGGGTCGGCGCGAACTCCTTCCGCACCTCCCACTACCCGTACTCCGAGGAGGTCATGGACTACGCGGACCGCCACGGCATCGTCGTCATCGACGAGACCCCTGCAGTGGGCCTCAACGCGGACTTCGCAGGGTTCTTCAGCACAGGAGCGAAGAAGACGTATGGCCCGGAGTTCGTCAGCGACGAGACCGCGGCCGCGCACCGGCAGGTCATCGCGGAGCTCGTCGCGCGGGACAAGAACCACCCGTCCGTGGTCATCTGGTCCATCGCCAACGAGCCCCAGTCTTCCGAGCAGGGCGCCCGCGAGTACTTCGAGCCCCTCGCCAGGCTCACCCGCGAGCTCGACCCGACGCGCCCGATCGGCTTCGTGAACGTCATGTTCGACGGACCGGACAAGGACATCATCACGGACCTGTTCGACGTGATCATGCTCAACCGCTACTACGGCTGGTACCTGAACACCGGCGACCTCGCGTCGGCGGAGAAGGCCCTCGAGGCCGAGCTTCTCGCATGGACCGAGAAGCACGGCAAGCCCATGATCATGACCGAGTACGGGGCCGACACGATGCCGGGCCTGCACTCCCTCTACGAGCAGCCCTGGAGCGAGGAGTACCAGTCCGCGTTCCTGGACATGTACCACCGCGTCTTCGACCGCGTGCCGGCCATGGTCGGCGAGCACGTGTGGAACTTCGCGGACTTCGCCACGTCCAACGGCATCATGCGTGTGGACGGCAACAAGAAGGGCGCCTTCACGCGCGATCGCCGCCCGAAGGCCGCCGCTCACGCCCTGCGCCGTCGCTGGGCGCCGCTGAACAACAAGAAGCCGCAGGCCCGCTGACCGCGACCGGCCCCACCCCAAGGACAAGGACATGACAATGACGTCTTCACCGTCGGCACCGGCCGCGCGCACCGATCATCCCGGGTCGGACAAGCTCCGCCTCCGGAGCATCATCGGCTACGGGGCGGGTGACGCCGCCAACAACCTCGCGTTCACCACCACGTCGATGTTCCTGCTTGTCTACTACACCGACGTGGCAGGCATCCCCGCCGCGGCGGCGGGCACGCTGTTCCTCGTGGTGCGCCTCTTCGACGCGTTCTCCGACCTGTTCGCTGGACGCATGGTGGACAGGACCAACACGAAGCGCTGGGGCAAGTTCCGCCCGTTCATCCTGTTCGGGTCCGTTCCGCTGCTCATTCTCACCTTCCTCAACTTCCACATCCCCCAGATCGGCGAGGGCGGGAAGCTCGCCTACGCGTACATCGTGTACGCGGCGCTGGGCCTGGCCTACTCGCTCGTGAACATCCCCTACGGCTCGATGGCCTCGGCGATGACGCAGAAGCCCAAGGAACGCGCAAAGCTCGCCTCGGCGAGAACCGTTGGCGCGCTCCTCGTCTCCTCCGCTCTCGGCATCTTCGTCGCGCCGCTGCTCAAGGCCGGAACCGACCTCCAGCCCATCTTCACCGCGGTGACGCTCGTCTTCATGGTGCTCGGCGTCGTGCTGTACCTGTTCACGTTCTTCACGACCCGTGAGAAGGTCGCCCGGGACGTACCCAAGGTGTCGTTCAAGCAGAGCATGCAGACGCTCAAGGGCAACAAGCCGCTGCTCATGCTGTGCCTCTCCTCGCTGCTCTTCCTCTCGGGCTACCTGTCCCTCTCGACCGTGCAGGTGTACTACTTCCGCGACGCTCTGCACAACCTCGGCCTCGTCCCGATCCTCTCGATCGTCCAGCTCGTCATCACCTTGGCGCTGAGCGCATGGGTCCCCGTCCTCGTCGCGAGGTTTGGCAAGCGGACCGTCTACATGGCGTTCATCGTGGTGGGAGTCGTGGGCGGCCTCTTGGTCATGTTCACCCCGACCACGCTCGTGTGGCTCGCGTTCCTCGGCTTCGTCATCGCGGTTGGCGGCATCGCCGGCGTCAGCATCGTGGTGTGGGCCCTCGAGGCGGACACCGTCGAGTACGGCGAGTGGAAGACGGGCGTCCGCTCCGAGGGCATCATCTACTCGCTCTTCTCCTTCACCCGCAAGACCGGTCAGGCGGTGGGGGGCGCCCTCGCCGGCTACGCGCTGGCCTGGGGCGGCTACGACGGCCATGCTGCGGCACAGACGGCCCAGGCCGTGACTGGCATCCAGATCGCCGCGGGCCTCATCCCGGCGATCCTCGGCGCGGGCGCCGGCGTGATCATGTTCTTCTACGAGCTCACGGACGCACGGCACGCCAAGATCGTGGCCGAGATCCGTGAGCGCCACCTCCAGGCCGGTGCTGGCCTCGGCGCCGACGCGGAGACGGTCGCCAAGCTCAGCAAGCCGGAAGGGGCCTAGCTCCCTCTCGGTTTCGGATACACGTCTGGGCCAGAGCGCAAGGGCGGACGACGGCGGAACCCACGTTCCGCCGTCGTCCGCCTCTCTGTTTCGCCCGGCTTGGGCGGTTTGCGGCGCGTTCACTGGACATTCATCGCCCAGATGCCTTGGATGTGTGCACTGGGGGGAGTGACCCGAGACGACAGAAGGCTCCCAATGGGCATCATCCAGGCCGAGCATCCTCGGCCGCGCCATTTCCTGGTCCATGTGAGCGATACGCACCTCGTCGGTGACGGACTCCTCGCGGGCACCCTCGATTCCGAGGAGCGGCTGCGGAGGCTCTTCTCCCAGATGCACGACGCCGGCGGCTCGCCCGAGGCGATCGTGGTCACCGGTGACCTCGCGGACCGGGGCGAGCCCGCCGCCTACGCCCGGCTGCGCAGCATCGCGGAGCCGGCGGCCGCGGCTCTCGGCTCGCGCCTCATCTGGGCCATGGGCAACCATGATTCGCGTGCTGCCCTCCGCGAGCACCTGCTCGACGAGGACCCCTCCGCCGAGCCGCTCGACCGGGTCCACTGGGTCAACGGACTTCGGATCATTGTGCTCGACACGACCGTGCCCGGGTTCCACCACGGCGAGGTCTCCGCGGCCCAGCTCGACTGGCTCGCCGAGGAGCTCACGTTCCCCGCCCCCGACGGGACGCTCCTCGCGATGCACCACCCGCCCGTGCCCTGCGTGCAGGAACTCGCGGTGCTCGTGGAGCTGCGGGGGCAGGCGCCCCTCGCTGACGTGCTGCGCGGCTCGGACGTCCGCGCGATCCTCGCCGGGCACCTGCACTACTCGACCTCCGGGACGTTTGCGGGGATTCCTGTGTCTGTCGCCTCTGCGACCTGCTACACGCAGGACCTCGCCGGCGCCGTCGATCCCACCTCCGGGATCCGCGGAACGCGCGGACGCGACGCCGCCCAGGCGTACAACCTCGTGCATGTCTACGCGGATTCGGTGCTGCACTCCGTGGTGCCCGCCGCGGGCGGCGAGACGGTGGGCCGCGACGTCCCCGCTGCGGAGGTCGCGCGGATCCTCGCCGACGCCGGGGTCACGTTCCCCGCGGACGACGGCGCGCGCCCGGTCCGGCGGTCAGAGGCCCACCCCACCCTCTGACCAGCGCCGAGATCCGGACCCGAAACGGAACGCGGTCAGCGCTCCCAAGGAGCCGGGATGGGGAAGTACTTCTCGAGGAAATCGGTCACGCGCTCCTGGCGCTCCTGCGCTGACACCTCGGGGAACGAGCCGTCGTTGAGGCAGAAGAAGTCCTGGTTGCGCTTCTTGAGCAGCTTGCCGAGCGACTCCAGTCCGGAGCGCACGGTCGTGTCGATGTACTGGACCTTCGCCCCGATCTTCGTCACGGCGCGCCCGGTGAGGAGCGCGTAGTAGTGGTAGAAGGAGTTCGTCACCGAGATGCTGTCCCACGTGCGGAAGCGCGCGGCGGCCGTGCGGGCGAACTCCTCGGGGAACTCCCGCTCCATCTCAAGCAGGACACTCCGCCGCAAGGGCGCGGCGGTGTGCTCGAGGTGCCGCGTGGTGATGCGGCCGAACCGCTCCCACAGGAGCCGCCGGTTAACGCGCGCGGCGTTCTCGTGGCCCGAACGGTCAAGGTGGTTGTCGCCGAGCCCGATCCGCGTCGAGGCCTCGATGAACTTCGTGATCCCGCCAGGGGAGAAGAACATGTCCGGGCCGAGCGGCCGGCCGAAGAACATGTCGTCGTTGGAGTACAGGAAGTGCTCGGACAAGCCATCGATGTGCTGCAGCTGAGACTCGATGGCCTGGGAGTTGAACACCGGCAGCACTGACGGGTCCTTGTAGTGGTCCGCGGCCGGCACGATGGTGATCCGCTCGTGCGAGGCATCCAGCCAGTCGGGGACCTTCGAGTCGGTCGCGATGAAGATGTGTCCAATCCACGGCGCGAACATGTGCACGCTGCGCAGCGCGTACTTCAGCTCGTTGATCTGGCGTACTCGGGCCTCAGCGTCGTCGCCCTCGCCGAGCACCACGCCCGGCAGGAACGACGCGCGGTAGCGCTGGAGCTCGGGGTCGGCGCCGTCCACCCATGAGAAGACGATGTCGATCTCGAAGTGGATGTCCGTCGCGTGGTCGGCGAACATGTTCTCGATGGTCGGCCAGGTGTGCCCGAACCGCTCTACGGTTCCTCGGACAGCCTCGGACCGCGGGATGGTGCGGCGCGTGAGCGAGTTCTCGATGGGAAGCTGCAGGATCTCGCCTTCCCACTTCCACAGCTCGATCTGGACACCGGTCTCCGGGCCGTAGCGCAGGCCGCCATGCGGCTCGATCCGCGGCCGATAGAGCCGGAACATGCGCGCCTGTGCCGACTCGGCGAGTTGGCCGTCCGCAACGAGCAGGGCTCGGTCCTTGCGTGCATCCACGGTCAGGGAGTAGAACGGCTCGTCACGGCACGCCGCCACGAGCGCATGGCGCAGCTGCCTGCGGAAGGACCAGTCGACGGCGATCACGGGTCGTGCGTCGTTGCCTCGCACCAGGAGGTAGGGGACCTGGGCGCCCTCGAGGGCCCCCCTCACGAACAGCAGGTCGGCGACCATCGCCTCGTGCGGGGTCTGGCCGGCGTTGACGAGGGCGTAGCCGCGCTTCTTGTGCCGGACCACGTCTTCCCGGTCCGCGAGGCGCCGCCCGGCCGCGGCGGAGGTGACCTCGTGCACCGGCGGCACGGACTCCTCGGCGTCCGGCGTGGCGTGGTAGACCTCGGCGGGGGTGAGGGACGTGTTCACGGGCCTCCTTGCGGGATGCGGGCGGGGCAGGACGGGTGTGCGGGGTTCAAGGCACATGATAGGCGCACGACGCCGCGCCGCCCTTCGGATGGCCACATCGCCATCCGCGACCACACGCCGTCGTGCGTGCCGCTCCGGACGGAACCCGGCCGAGCGAAGTGGATCCGGGTGAAGACGGCCGCCACTAGAATCGAAGCCATGACTGACGCCCCGCTTGCTGCCTCCGCCGCTGCCGCTACCGTCGACATCGCCGCCGCCCGCGCTCGCCTGCTCGAACTGATCAAGGAACTCGCCGTGGTCCACGGGAAGGTGACCCTCTCGAGCGGCAAGGAAGCGGACTACTACGTGGACCTCCGCCGCGTCACCCTCCACCACGAGGCGAGCCAGCTTGTGGGGCAGGTCATGCTGGACCTCATTGACCGGGCTGGCGTGCAGATGGAGACCGCGGGCGGCCTCACGATGGGCGCCGACCCGGTGGGCACCGCCGTCATGCACGCCGCGCGCGAGGCAGGCCGCGCCGTCGATGCGTTCGTGGTGCGCAAGGCGCAGAAGTCCTACGGGATGGGACGGCAGGTGGAGGGGCCGGGCGTCGCGGGCCGCAAGGTCGTGGTGCTCGAGGACACCTCGACCACCGGAGGTTCCGCGCTGACCGCCGTGGAGGGCGTGCGCAACGCGGGCGGCGAGGTGACCGCCGTCGCCGTCATCGTGGACCGCGCCACCGGCGCGGAGGAGCGCATCGAGGCCGAGGCCGGTGTGCCTTACCTGTTCGCGTTCGGGAAGGCCGAGCTAGGCCTCGACTGAGGGGCCCAGCCCGGGCGGCACTGTGGGAGAACCGGCCATGGACCCGGCCATGCTGCGCGCCGCACGGCGGCTCAAGGCGTTCTCGCGCCGCGCCTTCCTCGGTGGCGCGGTGGGGTCCGCGCTCCTGGCAACGGACATGTTCGTGACCCGCGAGGTGCAGAGCCGTCGCCGCCAGACGGTGGTCCTCGAGATGGCCGACGACGCCGCGAGGCGGCGCTTCCCCGACGCCTCGTGGGTCCTGTTCCCCGGCTACAAGACGAGCTGGGAGGAGGGGCGGATCATCCTCGCCGCCCTGCATGACTCGCTGTCCGAGCGCGGACAGCTCGCGGCGATCGGCTATTCGAACCTCGGGCTCGACATTGACGAGATCCTCGATGCACTGCGCGTCTACGTGCGTCAGAGGCGCCTGCGGACCCTGTATTTCTATGGGCACTCGTTCGGCGGGATGGTGGCCGTTGAGGTGGCATCGCGGCTGCTGGCCGAGAACGGGCCGCTCGTCGAGGTGATCGTGCTGGACTCGACGCCCGCCTCGAAGTACGACGTCCTCGACCAGAGCTGGTTCGACTCCGTGGTGTTCCTGTACGACCTAGGGATCCGCATCCCCTCGCTCGTCCGCGGCGGCTACGAGTTCGGGGAGCGCGTGATCCACAAGAACGAGCGCACCTGGACGCAGATTCTGGACCAGACCCTCGAACAGCTCTCGCCGCTCGCGCCGTCGAGCGTGCTGATCCAGGCGGAGTCCCAGTACATCTACGACTGGGACGTGACCCGCTTCGTCGGCACGCTCGACCGGGCGGAGATGGCGTTCATCGGCAATCCCGGCGACCAGACGGTCAACTACTCCTCCGCCCGCGCCCGGTGGGCACGGTATTTCCCCGAGAACCTGGTCAGCTCGGACCTGCAGACCATCGGCGCGTTCCCCGCCCACGCGAGCCCGGAGTGGAGCGGCATCGTGTACAACAACCTCCTCGGGCGGCTCCTGCCGCAGCTGCTTCCGCTCCCGCGGAAGGTGGGCGGGGCCGGTGGAGCGGGCAGATAGGAGCTCTTGTGGTATCTCACGTGTAGCATGTTACTGTCGCTGTGGCCACCAGGAGAAGAAGGAATGACCAGCGTCGCCTTCCGCACGGACCTCACCACACGCGCCGCCTACGTCTCCGACGCGTCGATCTACCGACGCGTGCCGGCCGCCGTGGTCGAGCCCCACACCGTGGAGGACATTCGGGAGGCCCTCAGGACTGCCGCAGAGCGGGGGTGGCCTGTCACGTGCCGTGGCGGGGGCACCTCGGTGGCAGGGAACGCGATCGGCGACGGCCTCGTGATCGACACGAGCCGCTACTTCAACGAGATCCTCCAGATCGACCCTCAGGCCCGGACCGCACGCATCCGTCCCGGCGTGGTCTGCGACGCCCTCCGCGACGCAGCGGCACCCTTCGGGCTGACCTACGGCCCCGACCCGTCGACGCACTCCCGCTGCACGGTGGGCGGGATGGTGGCCAACAATGCCTGCGGTTCGCATTCGGTCGCGTGGGGCACAGCGGCCGAGAACCTGGTCTCCCTCAAGGTCATGCTCGCTGACGGCCGCGAGATCGAAATCGGCGCCGACTCCTGCAGCGACCCTGTGCTCGAGGACCGCCTGAGGCAGGTCCGCGACGCCCACCTCATGGTGCTCCGGACCGAGCTCGGGCAGTTCCCGCGGCAGGTTTCCGGGTATGGGCTGCACTATCTGCTCCCCGAGAACGGCTTCGACATGGCCAAGGTCTTCGCGGGGACCGAGGGGACGTGCGGGGTCATCACGGAGCTGACCGTCCGTCTCGTCGAGCGGCCGCAGGCGACAGCGCTCGCGGTGCTCGGATTCGCGGACGTGTTCGACGCCGCTGCCGCCGCGCCACTCCTGCGCCGGCCCGGCGTCTACACGGTCGAGGGGATGGGGGCCGACCTCCTGGCTGCCTTGCGTTCTCGGCCCGGACGGGAGACCGCCGGATCCGAGCTGCCCGAGGGTGGTGGCTGGCTCTACGTCGAGCTCGGCGCCGGGACCGCTGACGAGGCGGGCGACGCGGCCAGGTCCCTCGTCGACGCCCTGATGCGCGAGGGACGCATCCTGGACTCTGTGGTGGTCACCGGGCACGACGAGGCCCGGGCGCTGTGGACCATCCGCGAGGCCAGCGCGGGCATTGTCACGCGGCTCCCGGATGGGGGCGAGGCCTGGCCTGGTTGGGAGGACTCCGCCGTGCCTCCCGAGCACCTCGCGGACTACCTCCGCGACCTCTACGCGCTGCTCGGGAGGCACGGACTCCAGGGAATCCCGTTCGGCCACTTCGGCGAGGGATGCGTCCACCTCCGCATCGACTTCGGCCTCGGCACTGAGGATGGCGTCGCAGGTTACCGTTCCTTCATCGAGGAGGCCGCCGCGCTCGTCGCCCGACACGGCGGGTCCCTATCCGGCGAGCACGGCGACGGCCGCGCCCGCTCCGAGCTCCTCCCGGTGATCTACTCCGCTGAGGCGTTGGGGGCCTTCGCCGAGTTCAAGGCCGCCTTCGACCCCGACAACTTCTTCAACCCGGGGGTCCTGGTCGATGCCGAACCCATCGATCAAGGCATCCGTCCGGGTCCGGGCATCCGCCATTTCGACCTCACACCGGTGCACGCGTTCAGCCGTGACGGCGGCTCCTTCGTCAGCGCCACGAACCGCTGCGTGGGCGTCGGCCTGTGCCGATCCGACGTCGGCTCCATGTGCCCCTCCTACCAGGTCACCCGGGACGAGGTGCACTCGACCCGCGGGCGTGCGCGGATCCTGGCCGAGATGCTCCGCGGCGAGTCCGTGACCGACGGCTGGCAGTCCAAGGAGACGCTCGAGGCCTTGGACCTGTGCCTGTCCTGCAAAGCCTGCTCCTCCGAGTGCCCCGTCAACGTCGACATGGCCACCTACAAGGCCGAGTTCCTCTACCACCATTACAAGGGCAGGCTCCGGCCGATGGCGCACTATGCGATGGGCTGGCTGCCGCTCACGTCGAGGGTGCTCGAGGCGATCCCCGGCTCGGCGCGGCTGGCCAACTGGATCCTGGGCTTCCGCCCCGCCGAGGAGCTCGTCAAGCGCCTCGCGGGCATCGAGCCCAAGCGGCGCATGATCCACTTCGCGCCCGTCACGCTGCGGAAGTGGTTCGCCAAGCGCGCCGCCGCCATTGAGGCAGAAGGCGAGCGGCCCGCCGTCGTGCGTTCCACCGTCATGCTGTGGCCTGACACGTTGACGAACTTCAACGCGCCGGACGTCGGCCAGGCTGCCGTGGAGGTCCTCGAGGCGCTCGGCTACCGGGTCGTCCTGCCTCAGGGACAGGTGTGCTGCGGCCTGACCTGGCACTCGACAGGCCAGCTCGACATGGCCAAGAAGGTCATGAGCCAGTCCCTCGACGCGCTCGAGGAGGCACTCTCGCAGAATCTGCCGATCGTGGGACTCGAGCCCTCGTGCACCGTGATGCTCACCCACGAGATCACGGAGCTCCTCCCGGACGATCCACGGGCGGCCCAGCTTGCGGGCCGAGTGGTCACCCTCGCCGAGCTCGTCGCGGAGCACGACGGCGCGTGGCCCTTCGGCGTCGTCGACGCGCCCGCGATTTCGCAGGTGCACTGCCATCAGGAGGCCCAGGGCACCTATGACCCGGACATGGCCGTGCTCCGGAAGCTCGGGATCGACACCGATGTCATCGGATCGGGCTGCTGCGGACTCGCAGGGAACTTCGGATTCGAGCCGGGCCATTTCGAGGTCTCGCAGGCGCTCGGCGAACGGGAGCTGTTCCCGAAGGTCCGGGCCAAAGGAGAGTCCACGCTGGTTCTCGCCGACGGCTTCTCGTGCCGGACGCAGGTCCAGCAAGGAACGGGCGTCCGGGCCCAGCACCTGGCAGAGGTCCTTCGTGGGGCGCTCAGCTCAGAAGCTGGCGGTCAGAGCGTCCCACAGGGCGTCCCCGTCGAGGGCTAGGCCCAGCCTGGTGATGGTCTGGTCCACCAGGAGGCGGCCGGTGTGGTTGAGGTGGGCCCGCATTTCGGCCGCTGCGCGGGCGCCGTCGCCCGCCATGATGGCCTCGACGACCGGTGCGTGCTCCTGAACGATGGCCTGGAGGGAACGGTTCACGCCGGCAGTCGACGCCCCGAGGATGCGGGTCGTCACGCGAAGCTGGGCGATGATCGAGCGGATCCGGGTATTGCCCGAGGCGGCGAGGATGACGTCGTGGAGGCGCTGGTCATGGTGGAAGAACGTCTCGTCGTCGCCCGCCGCGGCGGCCTCTTCCATCCGGGCCATCGCGTCCTTCAGCGCCGCAGCGATCTCCGTATCGCTTCGCAGGGCGGCGGCCCGCGCCGCGGGAACCTCGAGCGCGAGGCGAATCGCGAAGATCTCGGCCACGTCTTCGGGACGGGGCTGGACCACCCTGAAACCCCTGTTCCGCTCGAAGCGCACGAGGCCAGCCTCCTCGAGCCGCAGCATGGCGTCCCGGACCGGCGAGCGGGAAACGTTGAACAGCTCCGCGAGCTGGTAGACCGAGTACAGCTCGCCCGGCTTCATCTCGCCGGACATGATGGCGGCCCGGACCTGCTTCATGACCTTGCCCGTGAGGGTTGTCTCGGGCTCACCGAGTGGTTCGAAGGTGAGATCCGGGTGAGGCATGGACTTCACCCTATCCCAGCGCGCCTACAGCTGTTTGAGCAGTTCCGCGACCGAGCCGAGTACCTGCTGGCTGGGCGTTCCTCGCCGGATCCGCGGGGCAGGGAGGCGTGAGCTGACCCGCGCAGGACGGCGGCCGGCCACCCACAGGTGACCGGCCTCCGTCGTTCGCCGCATTCCCGTCCCAGCGTCACACGGTCGTGTACCCGCCGTCCACGAGGTAGTAGCCGCCCGTGATGAAGGACGCCTCGTCGGAGAGCAGGAACGTCACGAGATGAGCGACCTCCTCAGGCCTGCCGAGGCGTCCGAGGACATGCTTGCCCTTGAGGGCCTCCACGACCTCAGGGGAGAGGCTGTTGTCCAGGAGCGGGGTATGGATGTAGCCGGGGCCCACCGAATTGATGCGCAGTCCCTGCGGCCCGTACTCGGCGGCGGCGTTCTTCGTGATGCCCACAACCCCGTGCTTCGCGGCCGTGTAGGCGCCGCTGCCGATGGCCGCGACGGTGCCGTGGATCGAGGCCATGTTCACGATCGAGCTGCCTTCGGCGCCGGCCTTGAGCATCTCGGGGATCTGGTAGCGCATCCCGTAGAGCACGCCGTTGAGGTTGATGCCGATGACCCGGTCCCAGTCGTCGAGGTCCGTCTCGCCCGCGGGGGCGGCCTTGCCGCCGATCCCCGCATTGTTGACCGCGTAGTTCAGCTTGCCGTACGTCTCGACGGCGAACTGGACCGACTTCTCGGAGTCCTCCTTCTTGGAGGTGTCGGCCTTGAACGCGGAGGCGACGCCGCCCGCGTCGGCGATCTCCTGGGCGACGCGCTGGGCGGCCTCGAGGTTGATGTCGGTCAGGACAACGCTCGCGCCCTTCGCCGCGAGTTCCTTGCCGATTGCCTCGCCGAGGCCCGAGCCCCCACCCGTCACGAGAGCTACCTTGCCGGTGAACTGTGCCATGTCGATCTCCTCTGCTATCGCTGGATCAGTCTCTGTCTGCTTCAGCAAAGGTTGAAGGATCGATATTTCCCGGACCGGAGTCTCGTTGGCGACACGCCTCCGTGATCCACCAGACTCACAGCTGCGTCAACAGCTCCGCGACCGAGCCGAGTACCTGGTTGGGCCGGAACGGGAACGCGGAAATGTCTTCCTCCCGCGTGATGCCCGAGAGCACGAGGACGGTGTGCAGCCCGGCCTCCATGCCCGCGATGATGTCAGTGTCCATGCGGTCGCCGATCATCGCCGTCGTCTCGGAATGCGCGTCGATCTGGTTCATTGCGGAGCGGAACATCATGGGATTCGGCTTGCCCACCGTGTACGGCTCGCGGCCGGTGGCCTTCGTGATGAGAGCTGCTATCGCCCCCGTGGCAGGCAGGACGCCGTCGCGCGAGGGGCCGGTCGCGTCCGGGTTGGTCGCGATGAAGCGGGCCCCGTCGAGGATGAGGCGGATCGCCGTGGTGATCGCGTTGAACGAGTACGTGCGCGTCTCGCCGAGCACCACGTAGTCCGGGTCCTGGTCGGTGAGGATCATTCCGGCCTCGTGGAGCGCCGTCGTGAGCCCCGCCTCGCCGATCACGTAGATACGCGCGCCCGGCATCTGGTCCTTGAGGAATACCGCGGTAGCCAGCGCCGACGTCCAGATGTTCTCCTCCGGAATGGACAGGCCCGAGGTCTGGAGGCGCGCGGCGAGGTCGCGCGGGGTGTAGATCGAGTTGTTCGTCAGGACGAGGAAGCGCCGGGACGTGTCGACCCAGCGCTGGATGAGCTCCGCGGCGCCCGGGATCGCGTGGT
Protein-coding sequences here:
- the uidA gene encoding beta-glucuronidase, which gives rise to MLKPQNGPTRELVSLDGLFAFKVDSDNAGLREGWQNARLDTALEMAVPASYNDVFADKAIRDHVGWVWYEREVRVPRGWVGERVWLRFESATHGAKAFVDGVLVAEHQGGYTPFEADITEHVSPGGAFRLTVAVNNELTQATIPPGNITETDDGRRQQQYMHDFYNYAGIHRSISLYSTPAVYVEDVVVTTGFEGDPGAAGTGTIATGTVDYAVVVAGETAGLLPVRVRVLNASGAEVAAADGISGTVAIPDVELWQPGKGYLYSLVVEVVDLDGQVVDSYAQTFGVRTVEVRGTEFLINGEPFYFTGFGMHEDHVTIGKGHSHAQMVNDFSLLEWVGANSFRTSHYPYSEEVMDYADRHGIVVIDETPAVGLNADFAGFFSTGAKKTYGPEFVSDETAAAHRQVIAELVARDKNHPSVVIWSIANEPQSSEQGAREYFEPLARLTRELDPTRPIGFVNVMFDGPDKDIITDLFDVIMLNRYYGWYLNTGDLASAEKALEAELLAWTEKHGKPMIMTEYGADTMPGLHSLYEQPWSEEYQSAFLDMYHRVFDRVPAMVGEHVWNFADFATSNGIMRVDGNKKGAFTRDRRPKAAAHALRRRWAPLNNKKPQAR
- a CDS encoding stealth family protein, which gives rise to MCLEPRTPVLPRPHPARRPVNTSLTPAEVYHATPDAEESVPPVHEVTSAAAGRRLADREDVVRHKKRGYALVNAGQTPHEAMVADLLFVRGALEGAQVPYLLVRGNDARPVIAVDWSFRRQLRHALVAACRDEPFYSLTVDARKDRALLVADGQLAESAQARMFRLYRPRIEPHGGLRYGPETGVQIELWKWEGEILQLPIENSLTRRTIPRSEAVRGTVERFGHTWPTIENMFADHATDIHFEIDIVFSWVDGADPELQRYRASFLPGVVLGEGDDAEARVRQINELKYALRSVHMFAPWIGHIFIATDSKVPDWLDASHERITIVPAADHYKDPSVLPVFNSQAIESQLQHIDGLSEHFLYSNDDMFFGRPLGPDMFFSPGGITKFIEASTRIGLGDNHLDRSGHENAARVNRRLLWERFGRITTRHLEHTAAPLRRSVLLEMEREFPEEFARTAAARFRTWDSISVTNSFYHYYALLTGRAVTKIGAKVQYIDTTVRSGLESLGKLLKKRNQDFFCLNDGSFPEVSAQERQERVTDFLEKYFPIPAPWER
- the uidB gene encoding glucuronide transporter — its product is MTSSPSAPAARTDHPGSDKLRLRSIIGYGAGDAANNLAFTTTSMFLLVYYTDVAGIPAAAAGTLFLVVRLFDAFSDLFAGRMVDRTNTKRWGKFRPFILFGSVPLLILTFLNFHIPQIGEGGKLAYAYIVYAALGLAYSLVNIPYGSMASAMTQKPKERAKLASARTVGALLVSSALGIFVAPLLKAGTDLQPIFTAVTLVFMVLGVVLYLFTFFTTREKVARDVPKVSFKQSMQTLKGNKPLLMLCLSSLLFLSGYLSLSTVQVYYFRDALHNLGLVPILSIVQLVITLALSAWVPVLVARFGKRTVYMAFIVVGVVGGLLVMFTPTTLVWLAFLGFVIAVGGIAGVSIVVWALEADTVEYGEWKTGVRSEGIIYSLFSFTRKTGQAVGGALAGYALAWGGYDGHAAAQTAQAVTGIQIAAGLIPAILGAGAGVIMFFYELTDARHAKIVAEIRERHLQAGAGLGADAETVAKLSKPEGA
- a CDS encoding phosphodiesterase, translated to MGIIQAEHPRPRHFLVHVSDTHLVGDGLLAGTLDSEERLRRLFSQMHDAGGSPEAIVVTGDLADRGEPAAYARLRSIAEPAAAALGSRLIWAMGNHDSRAALREHLLDEDPSAEPLDRVHWVNGLRIIVLDTTVPGFHHGEVSAAQLDWLAEELTFPAPDGTLLAMHHPPVPCVQELAVLVELRGQAPLADVLRGSDVRAILAGHLHYSTSGTFAGIPVSVASATCYTQDLAGAVDPTSGIRGTRGRDAAQAYNLVHVYADSVLHSVVPAAGGETVGRDVPAAEVARILADAGVTFPADDGARPVRRSEAHPTL